A region of the Desulfurobacterium atlanticum genome:
CGCTATTTTCAATTTTGAACAACCTCTTCTATTATTTTTGCAAGCTTTTCTGCTGATTTTTCCCAGCTAAATAATTTTACTCTTTCCAATCCTTTCTTTATTAATTCTTTTTGAAGCAGTTCATATTTTAAAACAGTTTCTATACCTTTTGCAATATCATTCACATCATAAGGATTTACATAATAAGCAGCATCACCGCAAACTTCAGGTAAACTTGCAACATTTGAAACTACAACAGGAGTTCCGCAAGCCATAGCTTCAAGTGGCGGAAGACCAAAGCCTTCGTAGAGAGAAGGATAAACGAATAATTTTGCTCTCTGATAGAGATTAACTAATTCTTCATCTGGAACATAGCCTGTAAACTCTATATTTGGAGTTTCCTTTATCAGTTGTTCAATTTCTTGGTTAGAAAAAACTTTATTTTTGCTTCCAACTATTAAAAGTTTATGTTCTTTTAACTTCAGTTTCTTAAAAGCTAAAATAAGATTTTTGAAATTTTTCCGTGGGTCTAAAGAAGATACTGCAAGGATAAAATTTTCTTTTTTTATAGAAGGATTAAAGGAAAACTTGTTCGAAATTCCGTTATAAATTACTTCTACTTTTTGTGATGGTATATTAAGCAAATTAATAATTTCTGTTTTTGAAAAATTGCTAACAGTTAGAATTATCTTTGCTTTTTTAGCTATTTTTGGAATTAAAGTTCTATAAAATAGGTAAAACTTTCTTGAAAACCATTCAGGATGTTTTAAAAAAGCTAAGTCATGGATAGTGATAATTTGATTTTTGTATATTAAAGGAGCAGCATTAACTAAATTTATTAAAAGAGAATTACCAACTTTTTTTAGATACACAGGCAGATCTACTTGCTCCCATAAATGCCCAGTATTTACTCCTATAGTTTTAACATTCAATTCATTTGCAATTTTAGTATGAAGAATATTTCTTGGAGAGACAAACACTACATTTAGCATTAGTTTTTTAAGTTGAAGTGAAATTTCTATCGCAAATCTTTGAGTTCCTGTAATTTTCTGAGTTAGGAAGCGAGAGTTAATTAAAATATTCATAACTCTCCTTTACCCTTACAAAAGATAATAGAATTTAAAGAAAAGAGAAAAACATTGATTAATAAAAACACATAAAAAGACCAAAAACCAGCAGTAATAAAGAATTTTGAAACAAAACTATATATAACTGTTTTACTATAACCCTTTATTGTATCTCCATAAAGCATAACGGATTTCTTTATTTGTAAATCTACGTACCTTAAAAAATAACCAGCTATTAATCCTAAAAATATTACTCCTAAAATACCAAAGTTAAAATATGCTTCACCAAACATACCAGGTCTTAAACCTGCATGTTCTGAAGGAGAAAAACCCACTATTTTATTTGTTACTACAGAAATAGCCCATTGGGATCTAAAATCTGAGATAAATCTTGGTATAAATGAAATTAATCCCGCAAGATAAGTTTTTCCTAAAAAGTATTCTCCATTCCAATACGATAATATCCAAGCGAAATCTCTTGTGTCTGAAAAATTATTACCATAAAAGATTTTAATAAAACCTTTTAATAAAACATTTGAAATATTATATTGACCATGCCTTAAGGAGTCTATATAAAGTGCTAAAAAAAGAGTAAGCAAACCTACTAACGATATTTTGAAGAAATTTTCTTTACCATTTTTATCAAAAATATAAAATAGATATAAAGTAACTAATGAACCCAAAATAGCTCCTCTTGTTCCTAAAAATATCCCGCCTGCTATTAAAATATAAACTAAAAGTTTAAATTTTACTTTTTTATATTTTAAGAAAAATAAAAAAGAGTACAATAAAGAAATGGGATATAATGAAATAGTAACATTATATAACGGTCTTAAAACATCATTTTTAAGGAAAAAGCCTCGCGGATTAAACAAATATCCAAACTTAACCTGTATTAAAAAAACAAAAAAGAGCATAATAATAGTTATGCTTGATAAAATAGTTACAGCAAC
Encoded here:
- a CDS encoding glycosyltransferase family 4 protein; translated protein: MNILINSRFLTQKITGTQRFAIEISLQLKKLMLNVVFVSPRNILHTKIANELNVKTIGVNTGHLWEQVDLPVYLKKVGNSLLINLVNAAPLIYKNQIITIHDLAFLKHPEWFSRKFYLFYRTLIPKIAKKAKIILTVSNFSKTEIINLLNIPSQKVEVIYNGISNKFSFNPSIKKENFILAVSSLDPRKNFKNLILAFKKLKLKEHKLLIVGSKNKVFSNQEIEQLIKETPNIEFTGYVPDEELVNLYQRAKLFVYPSLYEGFGLPPLEAMACGTPVVVSNVASLPEVCGDAAYYVNPYDVNDIAKGIETVLKYELLQKELIKKGLERVKLFSWEKSAEKLAKIIEEVVQN
- a CDS encoding O-antigen polymerase, with product MFEIGHKIELVSGLLRFSLPLLTLDIILILHFILSWHYTKKKTGWVIDYWYFTLFLLFFIPVLLMYPFNASFMNIISTGNDYYKLEKYIDKAFLITVTGYVSLWIGRYIYDTLKLKTIFSILYIFILPIEKVVYSNLRREVAVTILSSITIIMLFFVFLIQVKFGYLFNPRGFFLKNDVLRPLYNVTISLYPISLLYSFLFFLKYKKVKFKLLVYILIAGGIFLGTRGAILGSLVTLYLFYIFDKNGKENFFKISLVGLLTLFLALYIDSLRHGQYNISNVLLKGFIKIFYGNNFSDTRDFAWILSYWNGEYFLGKTYLAGLISFIPRFISDFRSQWAISVVTNKIVGFSPSEHAGLRPGMFGEAYFNFGILGVIFLGLIAGYFLRYVDLQIKKSVMLYGDTIKGYSKTVIYSFVSKFFITAGFWSFYVFLLINVFLFSLNSIIFCKGKGEL